From the Purpureocillium takamizusanense chromosome 6, complete sequence genome, one window contains:
- the PEP7 gene encoding carboxypeptidase Y-deficient (COG:S~EggNog:ENOG503NW74~BUSCO:EOG092629RT) — protein MSGRKLGGGRILGSGKGLAPPAPPTLPRSASPLAPSESTISIGSPSSSPDASGSLPDFSQDIGSSISVGAQSKGNAADASALVCPICNEEMVTLLQLNRHIDDNHQELPEEEQDEVKTWFDKQVLKAKRFQPLSIINQKIRGLEVFESNESNHVPTPALASKINHDGPVDPDELITRNHWQRSTAYDVCTDPACGKGLGPINGSINCRKCGRLFCEEHTMYQMKLSRSANHEPVRGFWARVCETCYKSREGYNDHVGVSVDHMDAFAEIRRKKVERQNLEVSRLEKRLTKLTRLLADAPENTTASNGSLLAPVSSFMGQKDTRKLLEQSVVTWEVDETVPKCPFCQQEFGSWTFRRHHCRICGRVVCADPQTGCSLEVGLNVAGSKKTSEEKPQANGADAMHVSIRMCRECNHTIFSGRDFTASLQHKPRDQRAYETLRQFERGIRQLLPSFHRALLALQPEKSSNGEIDLSKPPPTHAQIQEASKIRKRLIDSFGKYGTAAKRMRNLPTDSPTQKRLQEAVYRYSSTFLHTNMLPLKSLPGLLRHRSTPSTSSRFLSATPTHSTSSLRHTELADSETASQAPSETSTMVSQLETEERELRERLAVLEEQKFMVDDMLRLATRSRRFEEVSALSRNADELDGEIAELKKKVGNVEERWEGVYRDGTPA, from the exons atgtctgGCCGgaagctcggcggcggtcgcattctgggcagcggcaaagggcttgcgccgcccgcgccgccgacgcttCCTCGCTCTGCCAGCCCCTTGGCTCCCTCGGAAAGCACGATTTCGATCgggtcgccgtcctcgtcgccggatGCCAGCGGCAGTCTCCCCGACTTTAGCCAGGACATTGGTTCAAGCATCAGCGTGGGAGCGCAGTCCAAGGGCAacgcggccgacgcctcggcACTTGTTTGCCCGATTTGCAACGAGGAAATG GTCACATTGTTGCAGCTGAATCGGCACATCGACGACAACCATCAAGAGCTGCCCGAAGAAGAGCAGGACGAGGTCAAGACGTGGTTCGACAAGCAAGTTCTGAAGGCGAAGCGCTTCCAGCCTCTCTCTATCATCAATCAGAAAATTCGCGGTCTCGAGGTCTTCGAATCCAACGAGTCGAACCACGTTCCTACGCCGGCTTTAGCCAGCAAGATCAACCACGACGGGCCTGTCGACCCTGACGAACTCATAACACGAAATCACTGGCAGCGGTCAACTGCTTACGATGTTTGTACGGACCCTGCGTGCGGCAAGGGCCTCGGGCCCATAAACGGGAGTATCAACTGCAGGAAGTGTGGGCGGTTATTTTGCGAGGAGCACACCATGTATCAGATGAAGCTGAGCAGAAGCGCAAACCACGAACCGGTGCGGGGCTTCTGGGCTAGAGTCTGTGAGACGTGCTACAAGTCAAGAGAAGGCTATAACGACCACGTCGGGGTTTCTGTCGATCACATGGATGCCTTTGCGGAAATACGGCGGAAAAAGGTCGAGAGACAGAATCTGGAGGTGTCGCGGCTAGAAAAGCGGCTGACCAAACTGACGCGCCTCCTGGCGGATGCCCCCGAGAACACGACAGCGTCGAATGGCTCGCTCCTGGCTCCGGTGTCGTCTTTTATGGGCCAGAAAGACACCCGCAAGCTGCTGGAACAGTCCGTCGTCACATGGGAGGTGGACGAGACGGTGCCCAAGTGCCCCTTTTGCCAGCAAGAATTTGGCTCCTGGACGTTCAGGCGACATCACTGCCGGATATGCGGTCGCGTGGTTTGCGCTGACCCACAAACCGGCTGCTCGCTGGAGGTTGGGCTCAATGTCGCTGGTT CGAAGAAGACTTCAGAAGAGAAGCCGCAGGCCAACGGGGCAGATGCGATGCATGTGAGCATCAGGATGTGCAGAGAGTGCAACCACACCATATTCTCGGGCCGTGACTTTACAGCGTCCCTTCAACACAAACCCCGGGACCAGAGGGCGTACGAGACCCTCCGCCAGTTTGAGCGCGGGATACGCCAACTCTTGCCATCATTCCATCGAGCTCTGCTGGCACTGCAGCCGGAGAAGTCGAGCAATGGCGAAATCGACCTGTCGAAACCACCGCCGACGCATGCGCAGATCCAGGAGGCAAGCAAGATACGCAAGCGACTGATTGACAGCTTCGGCAAGtacggcacggcggccaagcgGATGCGAAACCTGCCGACAGACAGCCCGACGCAGAAGCGGCTGCAGGAAGCCGTCTATCGATACTCGAGCACCTTCCTGCACACCAACATGCTACCGCTCAAGAGCCTACCgggcctcctccgccaccggtccacgccgtcgacgtcgtcgcgcttcctctccgccacgccgacgcACTCCACGTCCAGCCTGCGGCACACGGAGCTCGCGGACTCGGAGACGGCCTCGCAGGCCCCCAGCGAGACGAGCACCATGGTCAGCCAGCtcgagacggaggagagggagctgcgggagcggctcgccgtgctcgaggagcagaAGTTCATGGTCGACGACATGCTCCGCCtggcgacgcgctcgcgccgcttCGAGGAGGTGAGCGCGCTGTCGAGGAAcgcggacgagctcgacggcgagatcgccgagctcaagaagaaggTCGGCAACGTGGAGGAGCGCTGGGAGGGCGTGTACCGCGACGGGACGCCGGCGTAG
- the MET8 gene encoding Bifunctional dehydrogenase and ferrochelatase (COG:H~EggNog:ENOG503NYT8) produces the protein MAKTFPEVQPGGSLILAWQVKDRKVLVVGGGEVAAGRILNCLNADANITVVCPASGLNEEVAFRVAQKQVTHVDRVFEPSDLDGADMVLVAIDDPAASTTIWKLCKEKKVPANIADVPPECDFYFGSVHRDGPLQIMVSTNGKGPRLAASLRRFIAGQLPKNCGNAIEAIGELRTKLRKVAPNPEDGPKRMRWMSKVSDTYKWEDMCNLTEEDMENLLLFYPANKVPAIDVLFALRGGTDVKKLDVFDGSFGFSIGV, from the exons ATGGCAAAGACGTTCCCCGAAGtgcagcccggcggcagcttgaTCCTTGCATGGCAGGTCAAGGACAGAAAGGTCCTTGTGGTCGGCGGAGGTGAA GTCGCTGCCGGACGAATCCTCAACTGCCTCAATGCCGATGCCAACATCACCGTCGTCTGCCCAGCGTCGGGCCTGAACGAGGAAGTCGCTTTCCGAGTAGCACAGAAACAGGTTACACACGTCGATCGAGTCTTCGAGCCGTCAGACCTTGATGGGGCAGACATGGTGCTTGTGGCCAtcgacgacccggcggcgtcgaccaccATCTGGAAGCTCtgcaaggagaagaaggtgcCCGCCAACATCGCCGACGTCCCGCCGGAATGCGACTTTTACTTTGGAAGCGTACATCGAGATGGACCGCTGCAGATTATGGTCAGCACGAACGGCAAGGGGCCACGTCTGGCGGCGTCTCTCCGGCGGTTCATTGCTGGCCAACTGCCCAAGAATTGCGGCAATGCAATCGAAGCCATCGGCGAGCTGAGAACCAAGTTACGCAAGGTTGCACCGAATCCGGAGGACGGGCCTAAGCGGATGCGATG GATGTCCAAGGTCAGCGATACGTACAAGTGGGAGGACATGTGCAACCTCACCGAGGAAGACATGGAGAACCTCTTGCTCTTCTATCCTGCTAACAAGGTTCCCGCCATCGATGTCTTGTTTGCGCTGCGGGGCGGCACCGACGTTAAGAAGCTTGACGTGTTTGACGGATCGTTTGGGTTCAGCATTGGGGTCTGA
- a CDS encoding uncharacterized protein (COG:S~EggNog:ENOG503P47W), protein MPPRRAGPRVAPSSHEEPGEELTPPFFNTTFSTHRVSPLFVGAEGLTSARLQHLARRLRDTLVGDVVRGIQVGLEAADTPMGQVGALRAVSIRWFQAHGLLGDATAGDELERDDSWSRLSEEQRRGLWVEIRHENATYVAILLPAFSTSQEAPKSFPWDAEMGARAAGQADDSHFVSLPLLLLRMPQALKAVISEWLSTVFDCRVSKLVLGTKTLVSVWEGWIKTGGIPSKGPDFVLTLSFHAPISDSRNAIADSDDEANSKEESGLRALEITISPSDLRRFVRAGEEDGSHQSSTTDTWSSDARERRRLVGGNADDGWAWRSSDHPPDQPFTEALARYLDHHLALNLFHPGVRVVQISCGSFVLAQSKLKVVKLGDVTADLARAAWMFVTQLGARLQDDVLATVK, encoded by the coding sequence ATGCCACCACGACGGGCGGGACCACGAGTTGCGCCAAGCTCTCACGAGgagcccggcgaggagcttACTCCCCCATTCTTCAACACTACCTTTTCAACACACCGCGTCTCGCCACTATTCGTCGGTGCCGAGGGCCTGACGAGCGCACGACTGCAGCATCTCGCACGGCGGCTACGCGACACGCTCGTGGGCGACGTCGTGCGTGGCATCCAAGTTGGACTTGAGGCGGCCGATACGCCTATGGGACAAGTCGGCGCCCTCAGGGCGGTGTCGATTCGTTGGTTCCAAGCGCATGGACTCCTTGGTGACGCGACAGCTGGGGACGAGTTGGAACGAGACGATTCATGGAGTAGACTGTCGGAGGAACAGAGACGAGGTCTTTGGGTCGAAATCCGACACGAGAATGCAACGTATGTGGCGATACTGCTGCCAGCTTTCTCAACAAGCCAGGAGGCGCCAAAGTCATTTCCTTGGGACGCCGAGATGGGTGCCAGAGCTGCTgggcaggccgacgactcTCACTTCGTCTCACTCCCGCTGCTCCTTCTACGAATGCCGCAAGCATTGAAGGCTGTCATCAGCGAGTGGCTGTCCACTGTCTTCGATTGCCGCGTGAGCAAGTTGGTTTTGGGAACCAAGACGCTCGTCAGCGTCTGGGAGGGCTGGATCAAGACTGGGGGCATCCCCAGCAAGGGACCAGACTTTGTGTTGACTCTGTCCTTCCATGCCCCTATCTCAGACTCCCGGAATGCCATAGCGGACTCCGATGATGAGGCCAACTCGAAAGAGGAGTCTGGATTGAGAGCTTTGGAGATAACGATATCTCCGTCAGACCTGCGACGCTTCGTCCgcgccggagaagaagacggatCGCACCAATCCTCCACTACGGATACCTGGTCTAGCGACGCCCGCGAACGTCGGAGGCTCGTGGGGGGAAAcgccgatgatggatgggcctGGCGCTCGAGCGATCATCCTCCCGATCAGCCCTTTACGGAGGCACTCGCAAGATACCTGGACCACCATCTGGCACTGAACCTGTTCCATCCAGGCGTACGTGTCGTGCAAATATCCTGCGGATCGTTTGTGCTGGCACAGTCCAAGCTCAAGGTCGTGAAGCTGGGAGACGTGACGGCGGACCTGGCGCGTGCGGCGTGGATGTTTGTGACGCAGCTGGGCGCGAGACTGCAAGACGACGTCCTAGCGACCGTCAAGTGA
- a CDS encoding Low-specificity L-threonine aldolase (COG:E~EggNog:ENOG503P1IG), translated as MAVIHETGYDYDGGIDPTQAHATTERQTTTTATMPDSTVFPPKEKYSFLDDYSEGAHPQVLEALITSNGTQETGYGNDRYSAAARQHIREHLGREDVGIFFVPSGTSANAISIAACLRPHEAVIAASSGHIVTRETGAVEASGHKIINVAPTNGKLTPASIEKALDDNWHYPHMAKPRLVYISNATEVGTVYGKAELAAIKALCEERGLLLFMDGARVGAALTSRVNDMTLGDIVDLTDIFWIGGTKNGALLGEAVVVKHPQLAQDFEFYVKQHGSLLAKGRMMGVQFAELFRGDLYFELARRGNAAAEKLSRSVVGAGYALRAETETNQVFAVLPLGLVKELQRDFAFYVWEKCGAEWAVVRLLTTWATDTVQLEKFNQTVLSWAP; from the coding sequence ATGGCCGTAATACACGAGACGGGCTACGACTACGACGGAGGAATCGACCCTACACAGGCACACGCAACGACGGAGAGACAAACAACGACGACCGCTACGATGCCCGACTCAACCGTCTTCCCGCCCAAGGAAAAGTAcagcttcctcgacgactaCTCGGAGGGCGCGCACCCGCaggtgctcgaggcgctcatcACGAGCAACGGGACGCAGGAGACGGGATATGGCAACGACAGGtacagcgcggcggcgcggcagcacATCCGGGAGCACCTGGGGCGCGAGGACGTGGGCATCTTCTTCGTTCCGAGCGGGACGTCGGCCAACGCCATCTCCATCGCGGCGTGCCTGCGGCCGCACGAGGCCGTCATCGCGGCCAGCTCGGGCCACATCGTGAcgcgcgagacgggcgcggtCGAGGCGAGCGGGCACAAGATCATCAACGTGGCGCCGACCAACGGCAAGctgacgccggcgagcatcgagaaggcgctcgacgacaactGGCACTACCCGCACATGGCGAAGCCGCGGCTCGTGTACATTTCCAACGCGACCGAGGTGGGCACGGTGTACGGCAaggcggagctggcggccatcaaggcgctgtgcgaggagcgcgggctgctgctcttcatGGATGGGGCGcgcgtcggggcggcgctgacgtcGCGGGTCAACGACATGACGCTGGGCGACATCGTGGACCTGACGGACATCTTCTGGATCGGCGGGACCAAGAAcggggcgctgctgggcgaggccgtcgtggTCAAGCACCcgcagctggcgcaggacTTTGAGTTTTACGTCAAGCAGCACGggtcgctgctggccaaggggCGCATGATGGGCGTGCAGTTCGCCGAGCTGTTCCGCGGGGACCTGTACTTTGAGCTGGCGCGCCGGggcaacgcggcggcggagaagctGTCGCGGTCcgtcgtgggcgcgggctacgcgctgcgcgccgagacggagacgaACCAGGTGTTTgcggtgctgccgctggggctggtcaaggagctgcagcgcgactTTGCCTTTTACGTCTGGGAGAAGTGCGGCGCCGAGTGGGCCGTCGTGCGGCTGCTgacgacgtgggcgacggACACGGTGCAGCTAGAGAAGTTTAACCAGACGGTGCTGAGCTGGGCGCCgtga
- a CDS encoding uncharacterized protein (EggNog:ENOG503PIIQ), protein MSASEDDHRDAMATHAGELPPPYDLDDQQPGNLQLRGGPSSTLVLDGCDVYAMDAPSRPLYRLSNPPCEAGTKVYGVQKVRYHIVGGHNDDNEPRLRSRLHHIYDFQTKYFYSLRDLRSPVVVEGKTSRKRTYRSVKVSASVTGWSGCAAEDHFKAEVRLAARLQRGEGGGAQVLWRNMDGRVVAAETRPTRGPDGVVDKPPRLEVREPLDDMDLDLLVTCWAARLWKEAEKDLREPLTWDNFKRIAGQKRMFGNTPALGSGALGLLGTAAI, encoded by the exons ATGAGCGCTTCAGAAGACGACCACAGAGACGCAATGGCCACACATGccggcgagctgccgccgccgtacgaCCTGGACGACCAGCAGCCTGGCAATTTGCAGCTCCGCGGTGGCCCAAGTTCCACGCTCGTGCTCGACGGGTGCGATGTCTACGCCATGGacgcgccctcgcggcccctCTACCGCCTCAGCAACCCGCCGTGCGAGGCCGGCACCAAGGTGTACGGCGTGCAAAAGGTGCGCTACcacatcgtcggcggccacaacgacgacaacgagccGCGCCTGCGCTCGCGCCTCCACCACATCTACGACTTCCAGACAAAGTACTTTTACTCGCTGCGGGACCTGcgctcgcccgtcgtcgtcgagggcaagaCGAGCCGCAAGCGCACGTACCGGAGCGTCAAGGTGTCGGCCTCGGTGACGGGCTGGTcgggctgcgccgccgaggaccacttcaaggccgaggtgcgcctcgcggcccgcctgcagcgcggcgagggcggcggcgcccaggtcCTGTGGCGCAACATggacggccgcgtcgtcgccgccgagacgcgGCCCACGcgcgggcccgacggcgtcgtcgacaagccgccgcgcctcgaggtgcgcgagccgctcgacgacatggacctggacctgctggtgacgtgctgggcggcgcgactgtggaaggaggccgagaaggaCCTGCGGGAGCCGCTCACTTGGGACAACT TCAAGAGAATCGCCGGACAGAAGAGGATGTTCGGCAACACACCCGCCCTGGGGAGCGGGGCTCTCGGACTGCTGGGAACAGCTGCCATCTGA
- a CDS encoding uncharacterized protein (EggNog:ENOG503P5UW), which translates to MKVIVTGATGNAGRQVVQHCIQDPRVTKIVVLTRTAVSGDVESHPKVEVVMHRDFSSYPETLLKRLEGAQACIWAIGGRVDQLKHDKDLCRHVILDLPLAASRAFSQHLAGKTPEGTRFRFVLCSTKHAEKTKKSLPFVNDPRRYVTEAEKGVCEVAAVNKAQFEAYILRPVSFQVSNMPSSQPNTPTQKLVGSQSTAAAIESSQVGKAMVAVALDGWKDSVLENHVLVKM; encoded by the exons ATGAAAgtcatcgtcaccggcgccaccggcaaCGCTGGCCGACAGGTTGTCCAACATTGCATCCAAGACCCCCGAGTTACAAAGATTGTCGTCCTTACTCGAACCGCCGTTTCTGGCGATGTCGAGAGCCATCCCAAGGTCGAGGTGGTGATGCACCGAGACTTCTCGTCATACCCCGAGACTTTACTCAAAAGACTTGAGGGGGCTCAGGCGTGTATATG GGCCATTGGCGGCCGAGTCGACCAGCTCAAGCACGACAAGGACCTCTGTCGACATGTCATACTGGACCTTCCCCTTGCAGCGTCCAGGGCCTTTTCCCAGCATCTGGCCGGGAAGACCCCCGAAGGCACAAGGTTTCGCTTCGTCTTGTGCAGTACGAAGCACGCGGAAAAGACCAAAAAGAGCCTCCCATTCGTCAATGACCCGCGCCGATATGTCACAGAGGCAGAAAAGGGTGTTTGCGAggtggccgccgtcaacaaGGCCCAATTTGAAGCCTACATACTACGGCCTGTGAGCTTCCAAGTCTCCAACATGCCCTCATCTCAACCCAATACGCCAACCCAAAAGTTAGTTGGGAGCCAGAGTACGGCTGCTGCCATTGAATCATCCCAGGTCGGCAAGGCCATGGTCGCTGTGGcgttggatggatggaaagACTCCGTTCTTGAGAACCACGTCCTCGTGAAGATGTGA
- a CDS encoding uncharacterized protein (TransMembrane:1 (o12-32i)), producing the protein MACLFLRGDNATALTMVGFCILAMFGLVLTAAKSHSVKRFRKLSIIEKEDVERCHERWIEAEMGRETQGGGRATRRRWSCSTCCACESSPDWQGEEEPYMLGALVVSRPMEVHLWMEKLKLDPEMLDASRAELGNGNECSVAF; encoded by the coding sequence ATGGCCTGTCTGTTCCTGCGAGGAGACAACGCGACGGCCCTGACCATGGTCGGGTTCTGCATCTTGGCCATGTTTGGGCTGGTGCTCACCGCTGCCAAGTCCCACTCGGTAAAGCGTTTCCGGAAGCTCTCCATCATCGAGAAGGAGGATGTGGAGCGGTGCCACGAGCGCTGGATCGAAGCGGAGATGGGACGAGAAacgcaaggcggcggccgtgcgaCACGAAGGCGATGGTCGTGCTCGACTTGCTGCGCGTGCGAGTCGTCGCCAGACTggcaaggcgaggaggagccgtATATGTTGGGCGCACTTGTTGTGTCGAGGCCTATGGAGGTACACTTGTGGATGGAAAAACTGAAGCTGGATCCCGAGATGTTGGATGCTTCACGGGCCGAGCTTGGAAATGGTAATGAATGCTCTGTTGCATTCTAG
- the GIT1 gene encoding Plasma membrane permease, mediates uptake of glycerophosphoinositol and glycerophosphocholine (TransMembrane:9 (i120-141o147-167i187-212o224-245i266-285o318-337i344-364o370-388i439-459o)~COG:P~EggNog:ENOG503NUIA), giving the protein MDENQQEKTAVVVRDGAPAEDGDNAAAAAVPVAEVAELPPASKKQSLSDIFTIICAGFALISDGYQNNLMTMTNVLFKKAFSAEYTSAVSTRVSNALLVGEILGQVVVGLTCDYMGRKTAIVMTTLLIVVGGILATASHGATVDGMFWMLTVSRGVVGFGAGGEYPAASASSSEAANEHTPKHRGPIFILVTNLPLSFGGPLAVIVFLIVLSAAGGDDAANLSLVWRVCMGFGVILPLTVFYFRLRMLNSKLYRRGAIKRHVPYRLVLRYYWRSLVGTCGAWFLYDFVVFPNGVFSGAIISSVVPSTGDHGLRTTAEWQLLLGALALPGIFLGVYLCDRLGRKNIMMLGFCGYLVFGLIIGLSYDRITNITPLFIIFYGLMQSSGNFGPGNMLGLLSSESYATSVRGTCYGFSAAIGKTGAALGTQAFKPIQENLGKRWTFIIAAICGIVGVLVTWFFVPNVTGEDLAVQDEKFRVYLVDNGWNGEMGEDDLQGLAENVQAEQLPQEGKTAKAAI; this is encoded by the exons atggacgagaaCCAGCAGGAAaagacggccgtcgtcgtccgtgacggcgcgccggccgaggacggggacaatgccgctgccgccgccgtccccgtcgccgaggtggccgagctcccgcccgccagcaagAAGCAATCCCTCTCGGACATTTTCACCATC ATCTGCGCCGGCTTCGCCCTCATCTCCGACGGCTACCAAAACAACCTCATGACCATGACCAACGTGCTCTTCAAAAAGGCCTTCTCCGCCGAGTACACGTCCGCCGTCAGCACGCGCGTGTCCAacgccctgctcgtcggcgagatcctcgggcaggtcgtcgtcggcctgacGTGCGACTACATGGGCCGCAAGACGGCCATTGTCATGACCAcgctgctcatcgtcgtgggcggcatcctggccacggcgtcccacggcgccaccgtcgacggcatgTTTTGGATGCTGACTGTGTCGCGCGGCGTTGTTGGGTTTGGGGCCG GCGGCGAGTACCccgcggccagcgcctcctcctccgaggccgccaacgAGCACACCCCCAAGCACCGCGGCCCcatcttcatcctcgtcaccAACCTGCCCCTCTCCTTCGGCGggcccctcgccgtcatcgtcttcctcatcgtgctctccgccgccggcggcgacgacgcggccaacCTCTCGCTCGTGTGGCGCGTCTGCATGGGCTTCGGCGTCATCCTCCCCCTGACCGTCTTCTACTTCCGCCTGCGCATGCTCAACTCCAAGCTctaccgccgcggcgccatcaagcGGCACGTCCCCTaccgcctcgtcctgcgcTACTACTGGCGCTCCCTCGTCGGCACCTGCGGCGCCTGGTTCCTCTACgacttcgtcgtcttccccaACGGCGTCTTctccggcgccatcatctccAGCGTCGTGCCCTCCACGGGGGACCACGGCCTGCGCACCACGGCCGAgtggcagctgctgctcggcgccctcgctcTGCCGGGAATCTTCCTCGGCGTGTACCTGTgcgaccgcctcggccgcaaGAACATCATGATGCTCGGCTTCTGCGGGTACCTCGTCTTCGGGCTCATCATCGGCCTCTCGTACGACCGCATCACCAACATCACCCCGctcttcatcatcttctACGGCCTCATGCAGAGCAGCGGCAACTTTGGCCCCGGCAACATGCTCggcctcctctcctccgaGAGCTACGCCACCAGCGTCCGCGGCACCTGCTACGGcttcagcgccgccatcggcaagacgggcgccgccctcggcaccCAGGCCTTCAAGCCCATCCAGGAAAACCTCGGCAAGCGCTGGAccttcatcatcgccgccatctgcggcatcgtcggcgtcctaGTGACGTGGTTCTTCGTGCCCAACGTCACGGGCGAGGATCTGGCCGTCCAGGACGAAAAGTTTCGCGTctacctcgtcgacaacggcTGGAACGGCGAGATGGGGGAGGATGACCTCCAGGGGTTGGCCGAGAATGTGCAAGCAGAGCAGCTGCCTCAGGAGGGCAAGACGGCAAAGGCCGCTATCTAA
- a CDS encoding uncharacterized protein (EggNog:ENOG503P1KP~CAZy:GH75~SECRETED:SignalP(1-20~SECRETED:cutsite=TSA-RD~SECRETED:prob=0.6676)~COG:G): MSLRSSLAVTAGVLGAVTSARDVPSNVKSFYDGVRAQGQCRNVLAGGFHSVQGDSGNFDYCGDHAQDHNVIYLQGRGGQLANMDIDCDGIQRGPADDGRCGSSGDTQSQTSFRDTVASYGTGQRDLDANAHPYVVFGNDGSKPGWRTFDPRRYGVEPLSVMAVVCNNKLIYGVWGDTNGDDGDQPMVGEASISLATACFGRGVNGNAGHDDNDVLYIAFPGKDAVPGARGAKWNAQSYDEFERSIEGLGDRLIQRIGGDGGNPPTNPPGGDDCSWKGHCKGASCGSDNDCSDNLVCSGGKCSASRSTCTWEGHCEGASCGNENDCADSLVCRSGKCAQ; the protein is encoded by the exons ATGTCGTTGCGCAGTTCTCtcgccgtcacggccggcgtgctcggcgccgtgacCTCGGCCCGCGACGTGCCCAGCAACGTCAAGAGCTTCTACGACGGCGTCCGCGCGCAGGGGCAGTGCCGCAATGTGCTCGCGGGTGGATTCCACAGCGTTCAGGGCGACTCTGGCA ACTTTGACTACTGCGGCGACCACGCGCAAGACCACAACGTCATCTACCTgcagggccgcggcgggcagctcgccaaCATGGACATTGACTGCGACGGCATCCAGCGCggccccgccgacgacggccgctgcggctccTCGGGCGACACGCAGTCGCAGACGTCCTTCCGGGACACCGTCGCCTCCTACGGCACCGGCCagcgcgacctcgacgcaAACGCCCACCCCtacgtcgtcttcggcaaCGACGGCTCCAAGCCCGGGTGGCGCACGTTTGACCCCCGGCGGTACGGCGTCGAGCCCCTGAGCGTCATGGCCGTGGTGTGCAACAACAAGCTC ATCTACGGCGTCTGGGGCGacaccaacggcgacgacggcgaccagcccatggtcggcgaggcctccatctccctcgccaccgcctgcttcggccgcggcgtcaacggcaacgccggccacgacgacaacgacgtcCTCTACATCGCCTTCCCCGGCAAGGACGCCGTGCCGggggcccgcggcgccaagTGGAACGCCCAGAGCTACGACGAGTTTGAGCGCAGCATCGAGGGGCTCGGCGACAGGCTCATCCAGCGCATCGGCGGGGACGGAGGCAACCCACCGACGAATCCCCCTGGTGGGGATGACTGCTCCTGGAAGGGCCACTGCAAAg GCGCCTCCTGCGGTTCTGACAACGACTGCTCCGACAATCTCGTCTGCTCCGGCGGCAAGTGCAGCGCGTCGCGCAGCACTTGCACGTGGGAGGGTCACTGCGAAG GCGCGTCGTGCGGCAACGAAAATGACTGTGCCGATAGCCTCGTCTGCCGCAGTGGCAAGTGCGCCCAGTGA